AAGGTCGTCCCTATACGCTGAACATCACCACCCCTTTGCACATCGATTTCGATTGTCGCTGGATCCGTGCCGGCGTGATCGAACTGACCCCGCAGGGTAAATCGGCCCGTATCCTCGACTATGGCCCGGACAACTGCGATGCGGCCGCGACCGTTACGGTCAACGGCACGACGTTCAACATCACCCTTCGCTGATACTCCAAAAATTTAGCGCGGGCTTGCCAAAACCGGCAGGCCCGCTTTTTTGTTAGCTTTGCCGTGATGTACATTTTGAAAGTGAAAGGCACCGCCAAGATCCCCGATTACGTACAGTTGCGGGACGAAAATTTCACTTTGCTGGCTTACTTCCGGGTGGATCGCCCTGAAAAAGCCTTGTCGAAAGCAGGACTTGGCAACCGGGAAGCGGAGTTGATCGAACTTATCCGGAACATGCCCTACGGCAAGATCCAGAAACTGGACGACTGAAGGCGCATTACACGGAAGCCTGTTAG
This DNA window, taken from Bacteroidota bacterium, encodes the following:
- a CDS encoding fructose-6-phosphate aldolase, encoding MYILKVKGTAKIPDYVQLRDENFTLLAYFRVDRPEKALSKAGLGNREAELIELIRNMPYGKIQKLDD